The Thioalkalivibrio sulfidiphilus HL-EbGr7 genome includes a window with the following:
- a CDS encoding FAD-linked oxidase C-terminal domain-containing protein — MSADALRPANLEEPRAVSARERDALIRELLGVVPSQGVLHDDEDLRPYECDGLSAYRRKPMLVVLPETIEQVQQVLRLCQAHQVPVVARGAGTGLSGGAFPLANGVLLGLAKFNRILAIDPDNRCARVQPGVRNLAISEAAAAHGLYYAPDPSSQIACSIGGNVAENAGGVHCLKYGLTVHNILELKVVTIDGELITLGGQSLDSPGYDLLALMTGSEGMLGVIVEITVKLLPRPERAQVLLAAFDNVERAGEAVAAIIGSGIIPAGLEMMDNNSIRAAEDFVHAGYPVEAEAILLCELDGTNAEVSEDIMQVRELLIAQGATEVRTAGDDQERLRFWAGRKAAFPAVGRLSPDYYCMDGTIPRKNLGQVLRRIGEMSDEFGLRVANVFHAGDGNLHPLILYDADTPGQLERTEDFGGRILELCVEYGGTITGEHGVGIEKLNQMCTQFTPDALTQFHAVKAAFDPRGLLNPGKAVPTLHRCAEFGAMHVHHGQLPHPDIPRF; from the coding sequence ATGTCCGCCGATGCCCTGAGGCCGGCCAACCTGGAAGAGCCCCGCGCGGTCAGCGCCCGGGAGCGTGACGCCCTGATCCGTGAACTGCTCGGCGTGGTGCCGTCCCAGGGCGTGCTCCACGACGACGAGGACCTGCGCCCCTACGAATGCGACGGGCTGTCCGCCTACCGTCGCAAACCCATGCTGGTGGTGCTGCCCGAGACCATCGAACAGGTGCAGCAGGTGCTGCGCCTGTGCCAGGCACACCAGGTGCCCGTGGTGGCCCGGGGTGCCGGCACCGGGCTCTCCGGCGGGGCCTTCCCCCTGGCCAACGGCGTGCTGCTCGGCCTGGCGAAGTTCAACCGCATCCTGGCCATCGACCCGGACAACCGCTGCGCCCGCGTGCAGCCGGGCGTGCGCAACCTGGCCATCTCCGAGGCCGCCGCCGCTCACGGTCTCTATTACGCCCCCGACCCCTCCTCCCAGATCGCCTGCTCCATCGGCGGCAACGTGGCGGAGAATGCCGGCGGCGTGCACTGCCTGAAGTACGGTCTCACGGTGCACAACATCCTGGAACTGAAAGTGGTCACCATCGATGGCGAACTGATCACCCTCGGCGGCCAGTCCCTGGATTCGCCCGGCTACGACCTGCTGGCGCTGATGACCGGATCCGAGGGCATGCTCGGGGTGATCGTGGAGATCACCGTCAAGCTGCTGCCCAGGCCCGAGCGGGCCCAGGTGCTGCTGGCCGCCTTCGACAACGTGGAGCGGGCCGGCGAGGCTGTGGCCGCCATCATCGGCTCCGGAATCATCCCCGCGGGTCTCGAGATGATGGACAACAACTCCATCCGTGCCGCCGAGGACTTCGTGCACGCCGGCTACCCGGTGGAGGCCGAGGCCATCCTGCTGTGCGAGTTGGACGGCACCAATGCCGAGGTCTCGGAAGACATCATGCAGGTGCGCGAACTGCTCATCGCCCAGGGTGCCACCGAGGTGCGCACGGCGGGCGACGACCAGGAACGGTTGCGCTTCTGGGCCGGACGCAAGGCCGCCTTCCCTGCCGTGGGCCGGCTGTCGCCGGACTACTACTGCATGGACGGCACCATCCCGCGCAAGAACCTGGGACAGGTCCTGCGACGCATCGGCGAGATGTCCGATGAGTTCGGACTGCGGGTGGCCAATGTGTTCCACGCCGGCGACGGCAACCTGCACCCCCTGATCCTGTACGATGCCGACACCCCCGGGCAGCTGGAACGGACCGAGGACTTCGGCGGCAGGATCCTGGAACTGTGCGTGGAGTACGGCGGCACGATCACCGGCGAACATGGCGTGGGCATCGAAAAGCTCAACCAGATGTGCACCCAGTTCACGCCGGACGCGCTGACCCAGTTCCACGCGGTGAAGGCCGCCTTCGATCCCCGGGGGCTGCTCAACCCGGGCAAGGCCGTGCCGACCCTGCACCGCTGCGCGGAATTCGGCGCCATGCATGTGCACCACGGACAGCTGCCCCACCCGGACATCCCGAGGTTCTGA
- the glcE gene encoding glycolate oxidase subunit GlcE translates to MHDADLSQALAEQVRVAAESGTPLLIRGGGTKDFYGLRSEGEPLSMIGHRGIVSYEPTELVITARAGTPLAELEQRLRDHGQQLPFEPPAFGAAATIGGAVASGLSGPRRAFSGAVRDNLLGVKLINGRGQILSFGGQVMKNVAGYDLSRINAGALGTLGVLLEVSLKVLPRPAFERTAVFEMDEATALARLTALGRTSLSITATAHDGERLYVRVCGGERSLEAAEQVLDGQTLPESRDFWHSVREHSHPFFDRPGPLWRLSLPPAAPSLGLGETFIEWGGAQRWLCSDAPAEVLRARAAALGGHATLFRGHGGTGEVFHPLTPALLRLHRNLKQAMDPAGIFNRHRMYPDF, encoded by the coding sequence ATGCACGACGCCGATCTGAGCCAGGCCCTGGCCGAACAGGTGCGGGTCGCCGCCGAATCCGGCACGCCACTGCTGATCCGCGGCGGTGGCACCAAGGACTTCTACGGCCTGCGCAGCGAGGGCGAGCCCCTGTCCATGATCGGGCACCGCGGCATCGTCAGCTACGAACCCACCGAACTGGTGATCACGGCACGCGCGGGCACGCCGCTCGCGGAATTGGAACAGCGCCTGCGCGACCATGGCCAGCAACTGCCCTTCGAGCCCCCCGCCTTCGGCGCGGCCGCCACCATCGGCGGGGCTGTGGCCAGTGGCCTGTCCGGGCCGCGCCGCGCCTTCTCCGGTGCCGTGCGCGACAACCTGTTGGGGGTCAAGCTGATCAACGGGCGCGGGCAGATCCTGTCGTTCGGCGGCCAGGTGATGAAGAACGTGGCCGGCTATGATCTCAGCCGCATCAACGCCGGCGCCCTGGGCACCCTGGGCGTGCTGCTGGAGGTTTCCCTCAAGGTCCTGCCCAGGCCCGCCTTCGAACGCACGGCCGTGTTCGAGATGGACGAGGCCACCGCCCTCGCCCGGCTCACCGCCCTGGGACGCACCTCCCTGTCCATCACCGCCACCGCTCACGACGGCGAGCGCCTGTACGTGCGCGTGTGCGGTGGCGAACGCTCACTGGAGGCCGCCGAGCAGGTCCTGGACGGACAGACACTGCCGGAGTCCCGGGACTTCTGGCACTCGGTACGCGAGCACAGCCACCCGTTCTTCGACCGGCCCGGCCCCCTGTGGCGTCTGTCGCTGCCGCCCGCGGCCCCGTCCCTGGGGCTGGGGGAGACCTTCATCGAATGGGGCGGCGCGCAGCGCTGGCTATGCAGCGACGCACCCGCCGAGGTCCTGCGCGCTAGGGCCGCCGCCCTGGGTGGCCACGCCACCCTGTTCCGGGGACACGGCGGCACCGGCGAGGTCTTCCAT
- a CDS encoding transketolase, whose translation MNSIAQPIAPDAAIPAFCEGIEHFASPLPEFDRLGAVPLIAEGSTAIADPTAPAAAYQTLLGADALRYLTLQVTGAKGSGHPGGFASSAEAYASLVMLGHTNIVTEVGHHAPGFYSAMFIDGSLEEMGIHTVMQMRTRFRERHGLLGHLSGAIPGILAPAGPLGQGQHFAMAGALLHPGTLFPVTIGDGGMGEPYVLNAMMHFHTAYPQVTNFLPVLIWNGYSQEHHAMCSTWGNQEMIAYWKGHGFEEVILVDARDFDDSGQDSAYADSTYFSLEKRLAFAGAVLSGMDRAARAALGGRLTAFIVKQMKGAGVHTVGSKSHNLYPKDTLDQPHIIEGLKRRALNPEAWETVRANFSRAGGGPAAKTVVTERERELPELGRLPMQEFPVGEKAVPATAMGALVAAVGKADPRYVVSNADGNEASAMKNINDALKIRHPTVDPLYNQEPTGQVYEPLNEDACAGLAAGLALFGSRALWLSYESFAINGWPIVQTVTQAMAELRRRTPAMVCMFTAGALEQGRNGWTHQRPEIENYFAAMMRNGNVFPLFPCDANQIQVAYEWATQASNKGMVIIASKSPLPVHTTLAQAREGIEKGAISLYESANGDGVQVVFAVTGDMVLLPVFQARDTLEAAGFRVRIVSVANPRRLYRPTDVAWDSVSQPDNLFMDDDHFNALFDGDILIGVTGGASGSLEPVMLRTRAARRDVFAWKRGETTASPDELFQVNAMTGEDIAARVKDLAR comes from the coding sequence ATGAACAGCATCGCTCAGCCCATCGCCCCTGACGCCGCCATCCCCGCCTTCTGCGAGGGCATCGAGCACTTCGCGTCCCCCTTGCCCGAGTTCGACCGACTCGGCGCCGTGCCGCTGATCGCCGAGGGCAGCACCGCCATTGCCGACCCCACAGCTCCCGCCGCCGCGTACCAGACCCTGCTGGGGGCCGATGCCCTGCGCTACCTGACCCTGCAGGTCACCGGTGCCAAGGGCTCCGGTCATCCGGGCGGTTTCGCCTCCAGCGCCGAGGCCTATGCCTCCCTGGTGATGCTGGGCCACACCAACATCGTCACCGAGGTGGGTCACCACGCCCCCGGCTTCTACAGCGCCATGTTCATCGACGGCTCCCTGGAGGAGATGGGCATCCACACGGTGATGCAGATGCGCACCCGCTTCCGCGAGCGCCATGGCCTGCTGGGCCACCTCTCCGGGGCCATTCCCGGCATCCTCGCCCCGGCCGGCCCTCTGGGCCAGGGCCAGCACTTCGCCATGGCCGGCGCCCTGCTTCACCCGGGCACCCTGTTCCCGGTGACCATCGGTGACGGCGGCATGGGCGAGCCCTACGTGCTCAATGCCATGATGCACTTCCACACCGCCTATCCCCAGGTGACCAACTTCCTGCCGGTGCTGATCTGGAACGGCTACAGCCAGGAGCACCACGCCATGTGCTCCACCTGGGGCAACCAGGAGATGATCGCCTACTGGAAGGGCCACGGCTTCGAGGAAGTGATCCTGGTGGACGCCAGGGACTTCGACGACTCCGGCCAGGACAGCGCCTACGCCGACAGCACCTACTTCTCCCTGGAGAAGCGACTGGCCTTCGCGGGCGCCGTGCTGAGCGGCATGGACCGGGCGGCCCGCGCCGCCCTGGGCGGCCGGCTCACCGCCTTCATCGTCAAGCAGATGAAGGGCGCCGGCGTGCACACCGTGGGCTCCAAGTCCCACAACCTCTATCCCAAGGACACCCTGGACCAGCCCCACATCATCGAGGGGCTGAAGCGCCGCGCCCTGAATCCCGAGGCCTGGGAGACCGTGCGCGCCAACTTCAGCCGCGCCGGCGGTGGCCCGGCGGCGAAGACCGTGGTCACCGAACGTGAACGGGAACTGCCCGAACTGGGCCGGCTGCCGATGCAGGAATTCCCCGTGGGCGAGAAGGCCGTGCCCGCCACCGCCATGGGTGCCCTGGTGGCCGCCGTGGGCAAGGCCGACCCCCGCTACGTGGTGAGCAATGCCGATGGCAACGAGGCCTCGGCCATGAAGAACATCAACGACGCCCTGAAGATCCGCCACCCCACGGTGGACCCGCTCTACAACCAGGAACCCACCGGTCAGGTCTACGAACCGCTCAACGAAGACGCCTGCGCGGGGCTGGCCGCGGGGCTTGCCCTGTTCGGCTCGCGCGCCCTGTGGCTCTCCTACGAGAGCTTTGCCATCAACGGCTGGCCCATTGTGCAGACCGTCACCCAGGCCATGGCGGAACTGCGCCGGCGCACCCCGGCGATGGTGTGCATGTTCACCGCCGGTGCCCTGGAACAGGGCCGCAACGGCTGGACCCACCAGCGCCCGGAGATCGAGAACTACTTCGCCGCCATGATGCGCAACGGCAACGTGTTCCCGCTGTTCCCCTGCGATGCCAACCAGATCCAGGTGGCCTACGAGTGGGCCACCCAGGCCAGCAACAAGGGCATGGTGATCATCGCCTCCAAGAGCCCCCTGCCCGTGCACACCACCCTGGCGCAGGCCCGGGAGGGCATCGAGAAAGGGGCCATCAGCCTCTATGAGAGTGCCAATGGCGACGGCGTCCAGGTGGTGTTCGCGGTCACCGGCGACATGGTCCTGCTGCCGGTGTTCCAAGCCAGGGACACCTTGGAAGCGGCGGGTTTCCGCGTGCGCATCGTGAGCGTGGCCAACCCGCGCCGCCTGTACCGGCCCACGGACGTGGCCTGGGACAGCGTCTCCCAGCCCGACAACCTGTTCATGGATGATGATCACTTCAATGCCCTGTTCGACGGCGACATCCTGATCGGCGTCACCGGCGGCGCCAGCGGCTCCCTGGAGCCGGTCATGCTGCGCACCCGCGCCGCCCGGCGCGACGTGTTCGCCTGGAAGCGCGGCGAGACCACCGCCTCCCCGGATGAACTGTTCCAGGTCAACGCCATGACCGGCGAGGACATCGCCGCACGGGTGAAGGATCTGGCGCGATAA
- a CDS encoding TRAP transporter large permease subunit: MNLELNFVLPHWLYWSVLLFLPPIMMLMVWRSRRRGARPTQSAEIFAHGEEALAGTPSNPVLRAVEGLSTFTGTFVGYWSLVAVVVYTYEVIARYAFNSPTNWAHESMFLMFGMQYLIAGAYCLRVDGHVRVDVLYSRFGPAVTAALDILTSVIFYLFLLVLTLTAWTFFAQSLSQEQFFFATGWSNEVSFTEWRIQYYPVKGAMVLGGVLLLLQGTVRLVKDIQAFRVAIRRHTGARWPLWGMVGAAVILGLVILLEMVNVIVFGDSPEHLLFTLEGSLEDIGIGTLTLVMTGALLVVLLAGLPLAFVTGGLGVLFIYLVGNHYMLNIIPSRIFPLMTDYQLSAIPLFIFMAAMLEKAGLIEDLFDVVYHWIGALRGGLAVATILASTLLAAMVGVIGAAVVTMGIIALPAMLKRGYDPKIALGAIMAGGTLGILIPPSILAIIYAVVAGQSVGELYLGALLPGLLLSGLYMGYVALRAGFNPKLGPAMPREERVDLPQRLRMLRNMLAPISLVVLVLGAIFTGMATPVEAAGIGTFGALVVAALHGRLTWVNVHDACMMTLKATAMVLWIIFGATVFVGFYILQGGQQFVQELIVGTGLGPYGILILIMLVLVLLGMFLDWVGILLLAVPIFVPLIAGLAFEGVFGLPGVPPEKVALWFGVLYLVNMQMSFLSPPFGYALFYLRGVAPPHISMGTTYKSSLPFLGLQTLGLILCILFPGIILWLPGLAYG, translated from the coding sequence ATGAACCTGGAACTGAATTTCGTCCTGCCGCACTGGCTGTACTGGTCGGTGCTCCTGTTTCTGCCCCCCATCATGATGCTCATGGTCTGGCGCTCCCGACGCCGGGGCGCAAGACCCACCCAGAGCGCCGAGATCTTCGCCCATGGCGAAGAGGCCCTGGCCGGCACTCCGAGCAACCCGGTGCTGCGCGCGGTGGAAGGCCTGTCCACCTTCACCGGCACCTTCGTCGGCTACTGGTCCCTGGTGGCGGTGGTGGTCTACACCTACGAGGTCATCGCCCGCTACGCCTTCAACTCGCCCACCAACTGGGCGCACGAGTCCATGTTCCTGATGTTCGGCATGCAGTACCTCATCGCCGGCGCCTACTGCCTGCGGGTGGACGGTCACGTGCGCGTGGACGTGCTGTATTCCCGTTTCGGGCCCGCCGTCACCGCGGCCCTGGACATCCTCACCTCGGTGATCTTCTACCTGTTCCTGCTGGTGCTGACGCTCACCGCCTGGACCTTCTTCGCCCAGTCCCTGTCCCAGGAGCAGTTCTTCTTCGCCACCGGCTGGAGCAACGAGGTCTCGTTCACCGAGTGGCGCATCCAGTACTACCCGGTCAAGGGCGCCATGGTGCTGGGCGGCGTGCTGCTGCTGTTGCAGGGCACGGTGCGGCTGGTGAAGGACATCCAGGCCTTCCGCGTCGCCATCCGCCGGCACACCGGGGCCCGCTGGCCCCTGTGGGGCATGGTGGGCGCCGCCGTGATCCTGGGCCTGGTGATCCTGCTGGAGATGGTCAACGTGATCGTCTTCGGTGACAGCCCCGAGCACCTGCTGTTCACCCTGGAAGGCTCCCTGGAGGACATCGGCATCGGCACCCTGACCCTGGTCATGACCGGTGCCCTGCTGGTGGTGCTGCTGGCGGGCCTGCCGCTGGCCTTCGTCACCGGCGGGCTGGGCGTGCTGTTCATCTACCTGGTGGGCAACCACTACATGCTGAACATCATCCCCTCGCGCATCTTCCCGCTGATGACCGACTACCAGCTCTCGGCCATCCCGCTGTTCATCTTCATGGCGGCCATGCTGGAAAAGGCCGGGCTGATCGAGGACCTGTTCGACGTGGTCTACCACTGGATCGGCGCCCTGCGCGGCGGTCTCGCCGTGGCCACCATCCTGGCCTCCACCCTGCTGGCGGCCATGGTGGGCGTGATCGGCGCGGCGGTGGTAACCATGGGCATCATCGCCCTGCCCGCCATGCTCAAGCGCGGCTACGACCCCAAGATCGCCCTGGGCGCCATCATGGCCGGCGGCACCCTGGGCATCCTCATCCCGCCCTCCATCCTGGCCATCATCTACGCCGTGGTGGCCGGCCAGTCCGTGGGCGAACTCTACCTGGGCGCCCTGCTGCCCGGCCTGCTGCTCTCCGGTCTGTACATGGGCTACGTGGCCCTGCGTGCCGGCTTCAACCCGAAGCTGGGCCCGGCGATGCCCCGGGAAGAGCGCGTCGACCTGCCCCAGCGCCTGCGCATGCTGCGCAACATGCTGGCGCCCATCAGCCTGGTGGTGCTGGTACTGGGCGCCATCTTCACCGGCATGGCCACCCCGGTGGAGGCCGCCGGCATCGGCACCTTCGGCGCCCTGGTGGTGGCCGCCCTGCACGGGCGCCTCACCTGGGTGAACGTGCACGACGCCTGCATGATGACGCTGAAGGCCACGGCCATGGTGCTGTGGATCATCTTCGGCGCCACGGTATTCGTGGGCTTCTACATCCTCCAGGGCGGCCAGCAGTTCGTGCAGGAACTGATCGTCGGCACCGGCCTCGGCCCCTATGGCATCCTGATCCTCATCATGCTGGTGCTGGTGCTGCTGGGCATGTTCCTGGACTGGGTGGGCATCCTGCTGCTGGCGGTGCCCATCTTCGTGCCCCTGATCGCGGGGCTGGCCTTCGAGGGGGTGTTCGGCCTGCCCGGGGTACCACCGGAGAAGGTGGCCCTGTGGTTCGGCGTGCTCTACCTGGTGAACATGCAGATGAGCTTCCTCAGTCCGCCCTTCGGCTACGCCCTGTTCTACCTGCGGGGTGTCGCGCCGCCGCACATCAGCATGGGCACCACCTACAAGTCCTCGCTGCCGTTCCTGGGCCTGCAGACCCTGGGCCTGATCCTGTGCATCCTGTTCCCGGGCATCATCCTGTGGCTGCCGGGACTGGCCTACGGCTGA
- a CDS encoding four-carbon acid sugar kinase family protein gives MSDTKIIALDDDPTGSQTVHSCLLLTRWDVATLRQALRDASPIFFVLTNTRGMDAHRAAQITREVCANLRQALAEEAAAGHPVNPVMVSRSDSTLRGHYPVETDVIAEAMGPFDAHFLVPAFIEAGRITRDSVHYVVQAGKPVPAHETEFARDSVFAYRHSYLPDYVAEKTRGRIPAETVQRFTLADLRGDVTDRLMALEGNACAAVDAQTQADLERFADAVLTAAARGKRFLFRSAASLLTALARLPAQPVPAEAMSRYVRGGRPGAVIVGSHVKKTTQQLHRLLETPGTAGVEIDVNRLPGERDAVLRETLAAIQAIHERGDTPVVYTSRAERQFPDQQTRLAFGEQVSALLMDVVRGLPADIGYLISKGGITSNDTLSTGLALATSRVLGQILTGCSVVRCPDDHPRFPGLPVVIFPGNVGDEHALAEAYRRLALPGDGHRHQAAG, from the coding sequence ATGAGCGACACCAAGATCATCGCCCTGGACGACGACCCCACCGGTTCTCAGACGGTGCACAGCTGCCTGCTGCTGACCCGCTGGGACGTGGCCACCCTGCGCCAGGCGCTGCGGGACGCCTCGCCCATCTTCTTCGTGCTGACCAACACCCGGGGCATGGACGCCCATCGGGCGGCACAGATCACCCGCGAGGTCTGCGCCAATCTCAGGCAGGCACTGGCCGAGGAGGCCGCCGCCGGACACCCGGTCAACCCGGTGATGGTGAGCCGCTCCGATTCCACCCTGCGGGGTCACTACCCGGTGGAGACCGACGTGATCGCCGAGGCCATGGGCCCGTTCGATGCCCACTTCCTGGTGCCCGCATTCATCGAGGCCGGACGCATCACCCGGGACTCGGTGCACTACGTGGTCCAGGCCGGCAAGCCCGTCCCTGCCCACGAGACGGAATTCGCCCGGGACTCGGTGTTCGCCTATCGCCACAGCTACCTGCCCGACTACGTGGCGGAGAAGACCCGCGGACGCATCCCCGCCGAGACCGTGCAGCGTTTCACCCTCGCCGACCTGCGCGGCGACGTGACCGACCGGCTCATGGCCCTGGAAGGCAACGCCTGCGCCGCGGTGGACGCGCAGACCCAGGCGGATCTCGAGCGCTTCGCCGATGCCGTGCTGACGGCGGCGGCACGAGGCAAACGCTTCCTGTTCCGCAGCGCCGCCAGCCTGCTCACCGCCCTGGCCAGGCTGCCCGCCCAGCCCGTGCCCGCCGAGGCCATGTCCCGCTACGTGCGTGGCGGCCGCCCTGGCGCGGTCATCGTCGGCTCCCATGTGAAAAAGACCACCCAGCAGCTGCACCGCCTGCTGGAGACACCGGGCACGGCGGGCGTGGAGATCGACGTCAACCGGCTGCCCGGGGAACGGGACGCCGTGCTGCGCGAGACCCTGGCGGCCATCCAGGCGATCCACGAGCGGGGCGACACCCCCGTGGTCTACACCAGCCGCGCCGAGCGCCAGTTCCCGGACCAGCAGACCCGGCTTGCCTTCGGCGAACAGGTCTCGGCCCTGCTCATGGACGTGGTGCGCGGCCTGCCCGCGGACATCGGCTACCTGATCAGCAAGGGCGGCATCACCTCCAACGACACCCTGAGCACCGGGCTGGCCCTGGCCACCTCGCGGGTGCTGGGCCAGATCCTCACCGGCTGCTCCGTGGTGCGCTGCCCCGACGACCATCCCCGCTTCCCGGGCCTGCCGGTGGTGATCTTCCCGGGCAACGTGGGCGACGAACACGCCCTGGCCGAGGCCTACCGTAGACTCGCCCTGCCGGGCGACGGTCACCGGCATCAAGCGGCCGGCTGA